TTGCCATATCGATATTTCAAGTTCGCATGCCTATCAAATATCATTAATGAACTCTTTCCTTTTAGATACCCCACAAAACTTGACACGCTTATTTTCGGCGGTATGCTTACCAACATGTGAACGTGATCCGGGCAAGCACTTGCTTCTATAATTTCAACACCTTTATGTTCGCATAGCTTTCTCAGTATAACTCCGATATCACTTTTTATTTTCCCATATATGATTTGTCTTCTGTATTTCGGTGCGAAAACTATATGGTATTTG
The Azotosporobacter soli DNA segment above includes these coding regions:
- the tnpA gene encoding IS200/IS605 family transposase, which produces MDNSSLAHTKWKCKYHIVFAPKYRRQIIYGKIKSDIGVILRKLCEHKGVEIIEASACPDHVHMLVSIPPKISVSSFVGYLKGKSSLMIFDRHANLKYRYGNRQFWCKGYYVDTVGRNKKAIEEYIKNQLKDDVIAEQLTLKELVDPFTGEPAKKSK